In the Raineyella fluvialis genome, CCCGCATGCAGGCGCCGGTCAGCGTGGCGATGTCGACGACCAGATCCGCGTCGTCGGCCTGCGAGACGGACAGACAGTCCGCCAGCACCAGGCGCCCTTCCGCATCGGTGTTGGTGACCTCGACGGTGGTGCCGTCGTGCATGGTGAGAACGTCGGAGGGGCGGTACGCGCTACCGGACGGCAGGTTCTCCGCCATTCCGGCGTAGGCGACCACCTCCACCTGCAGTCCGAGGTCGGCGATCGCTCGGGTCGCGGCCATCACGGCAGCGGCCCCTCCCATGTCGCACTTCATGGTGAGCATGTGGCCGGCCGGCTTGATGTCGAGGCCACCGGCGTCGAAGGTCATCCCCTTGCCGACGAGCACCAGCTTCTGGGACGCCCCGGCAGGGGAGTACGCGGCACGGACCACCCGCGGCGGATGGACCGACCCGCCCCCCACCGCGAGCACCCCCCCGAAGCCCTCGGCGGCCAGTTGGTCCTCGTCGCGCACGGTCAGCTCGACCGGCGCTCCGGCGAACCAGTCGGTCACCGCGGCGGCGAAGGACTCCGGGAAGAGGACGTTGGCGGGGGTGTTCACCCAGTCGCGCGCGCGAGCCACGGCCCTGGTGACGGCGGCCGCGAGCCGCAATGCGGAGTCGTGAGCCTCGGGGTCGCTGTCCAGTACGACCACCCTGGCCACCTTGGCGGCGGGGATGTCACCCACCGCGTGCACCGGCTCGTACGTGCCCAGCAGGGCACCTTCCGCGATCGCCCGGACGGTGTCGAAGACCGAGATCGGCAGGCTGAGGGCGTCCTCGTGGAGGGACACCGCCACAGCGACCTCGTCCCCGGCAGCCACCGTCGCGCAGATCGCCCGCACGGCCGCTCCGGCGGCTCGGCGCAGTACCTCGGCGGTCGGAAGGTCCTTGCCGAGGCCGACGGCGACCACTCGGGTCCCGCCGGCGAGCCTGCCGAGCGGGGTGACACTGCCGACCGACGTACGGCTCTTCGCCCCGACTCCCAGCAGGTCCAGGTCCAGAGCGGTGGTCTCCACCCCGTCGGGCAGGCCGTGGGGAAGGCCCCGGTCGTCGACGAGCCGGGTCCCGACCACCAAGTAGTCGATGTCGTCGGGCAGGTCCTCAGCGAGCCGCAACTGCGGCAGCGTCGTGATGTTCACCGTTCGTCCTCTCGCACGTCAGCCGTCGCCCGTGACTGCCGAGCCGCAGGAGGCCCGGACGGACGACGGTGCGGACGGATCCGTCCGCACCGCTTCGACACGCTAGTCGCCCCCAGGGAGGCTCTTGGGCCGGGTCAGGCGCTGAGCGGCATCGGGCCGTACACCACGGCCTGGCCGTCGAGCAGGGAGACCGCGATGACTCCGGCCTCGTCCAGGTCGGTCCAGTGCTCGGCGAACCACGCCTCCGCCTCCGCCTGGGTGCCGAAGGTGGTGCTCACGCCGAGCGAGGTGGCCGTGGCCGGGTCGAGGGCGGGATCCGTCGTCCAGCTGAACGCCATCGTCGCCTCAGATCTTGTCGCCGCGGTTGACCCGCGGGCGGGGATCCGCCAGCGACGGATCTGGAGGCTGCGGTTCATCCCGTACATGAAGAGGCCGCGCTTGGGATAGCCGGGGTGACGCTCCTCCAGGAGCTTGGTGAAGCGTCGCCACATGAACCAGATGTCGATCAGCACTGCCAACACGATGACGTAGAAGGCGATCATCACGTAGTTCGCCAGCTGGGGGTTCTTGCCGACGATCAGGCTGGTGGCCAGGGTCACGAGGAGGAGGGGCATCACGACCTCACCCAGGCGGAACCGGGAGTCGACCACGTCACGCATCAAGGTGCGGCCGGGATCGGAGTCGCGCTTGCGAATCTCTTCCTGCCGTCCCCGACGCTCGGCCTCGGAGTCTCGCTCGCGACGTTCCTTCTTCGTCAGGGTGGGATTGACGCGAGCTCGCCGGGCAGCCTCAGCCTCCTTGCGGGTGGGCGTGGGCCCTTCCTTCTTCCGGTGCGCCGCGGGCGCGGCCGGTACCACCGGAGCCGCCG is a window encoding:
- a CDS encoding leucyl aminopeptidase, with protein sequence MNITTLPQLRLAEDLPDDIDYLVVGTRLVDDRGLPHGLPDGVETTALDLDLLGVGAKSRTSVGSVTPLGRLAGGTRVVAVGLGKDLPTAEVLRRAAGAAVRAICATVAAGDEVAVAVSLHEDALSLPISVFDTVRAIAEGALLGTYEPVHAVGDIPAAKVARVVVLDSDPEAHDSALRLAAAVTRAVARARDWVNTPANVLFPESFAAAVTDWFAGAPVELTVRDEDQLAAEGFGGVLAVGGGSVHPPRVVRAAYSPAGASQKLVLVGKGMTFDAGGLDIKPAGHMLTMKCDMGGAAAVMAATRAIADLGLQVEVVAYAGMAENLPSGSAYRPSDVLTMHDGTTVEVTNTDAEGRLVLADCLSVSQADDADLVVDIATLTGACMRALGLNTIGLVASSDQVAGRLLHAAERSGEAMWQMPLTDEARDKLTSPYADMASANTDGYLGMQVAAAFLEHFAGERHWAHLDIAGPAWREGTAEGYLAIGGTGAGVRTLVDLALTME
- a CDS encoding DUF3043 domain-containing protein; this translates as MGLFSKKDDSAKKGTAAAAPVVPAAPAAHRKKEGPTPTRKEAEAARRARVNPTLTKKERRERDSEAERRGRQEEIRKRDSDPGRTLMRDVVDSRFRLGEVVMPLLLVTLATSLIVGKNPQLANYVMIAFYVIVLAVLIDIWFMWRRFTKLLEERHPGYPKRGLFMYGMNRSLQIRRWRIPARGSTAATRSEATMAFSWTTDPALDPATATSLGVSTTFGTQAEAEAWFAEHWTDLDEAGVIAVSLLDGQAVVYGPMPLSA